The window TTTACCAGTTTATTATTAACAACATCCTTATATGCAAACATAAGAAATCAGATAATATTCGGTTTCAGGCTAACATGTCGTCCTTAACATCGTAGTTGGAATAACAGCCCACAACTAAGTCGACCGTCGTCAGGGGTCTGCAAGCGAAAATTGTTCCCATAAGTCGCATCCAGCTTGACATGCATTTTCAGGCGGACAATTATCTGGGACAACGACGGGTGCCTGTTGCATATTAACAAGCATGTCAAACCACATAGCTGTTAAGACACTAATTAGGCAATGATAAGGGAACGCCTTGCAGCATGAACATTGTAGTGGCTAAATCATACTTATGCACACAATGATTAGCATGAACGATTTGTAAAGACGCTGCCTTAATAAAAGCCCAGTAGTATCTTGTGAGTTTAATCTTATTAAAACAAGGACTGCCGCTATACCATCGTCGGGCATTGTATATACCGGCAAAACAGGTAACATGTTAACACACAGTTCAATGGGAATCAAAAAATTTACACATAGAGAATGGCCTGCGTGCATTAATCACTAACTGTATTTTATTTACGCACAcactaattttctaaaatttttagaaaacataTGTGCAGGAACATAATAATGAAATAACTACTGCTGCTCCAAAAACACCGTTTAGTTGAGTTCAGAGATTTAAATGGCATTAATATTAAACCGTTCCATAGAGTTAGTTTTATTGGTAACGTCGTATACTAAATAGACCATGCAGGAATAAGTTAGGTGGTAACCTTCGTTCGCTTGCGTTTATTTCTGCCAGCAAGTGATTCTTTGTTCCTCGTTGAAGGTTGCGCGCCTCCGATGGGGCATCTAGTCCTCCGGTGCCCGAGCTTCCCGCATGTGCTgcactttcttttcgttttcggCGCAGAACCGCCTGCTTGACTCATCCGAGCCGTGCCTTTTGTCCTGACACGAATGGGGTCCTTCACCCCGCAGTCATTTGCTGTTGTCATATTATCCGTTAATGGTCTTAAGCCGTACTTTATTTCAAGGAACAGAGCATCGCTCATAAGCTTGTTTGAGTAAACCTTGAAGTCTTCATCGCTCATGCAAGCAACGCGCCCTAAACGCTTGCACAGCTGGGAGAAAGCACCCAATCGTGTCCTATAGGTCACACTTGGTTCAGCAGTGTGTTGCTCACCACATTGGTTATGTATCTCCAATTTGGCTGCCTTAGACCACCTACGCAGCACCAGGCTTTCAGGGATTTCCACCAAGTCTAGCCTTACACAAACGGAAAGGATATGCACACAAGGAATGCCAAACGACTCCATGCGCATGCAGCTGCAAGTAAATCTGTTCGAGATATGGTCCCTATAAACCTTCCAATTCATCTCAGGCCTCCGATACTTCTGAAGAGTATATGCATGAGGGTTGTCACTGTCATCAAATTCACATATTCTAACACGAACACACCGTTTCAGGCTATCCCGGTATCTGAGAAACATTTCGCGGGTGAACATAGTCCATCCAGACTTTTCCAGCTCAACGAACTCCGTTTGTAGCACAGGTGTTCCGTACCATGAACGAAAGTCTAGCTCATCCTCGGTGTCACGCAGAAAATCCACACACCTTTGAAAATTTCTGACAAATTCTAACACCCCGTACCTGCTCTCAACAAACCTCCCTAGTTTGGCGTGTAGTGACTCGCACCTAGAGGTTGTCCGTACTCTAGCAAAAAATCTACCACGAATGTATGCGGTTGCCCAAGCGTGCTTTTTGGTGTACAAGTCCTTAACCCACTCAACCTCCCTGACACCGCACTCATTGACCATTGACTCCCAATACGCTTCGAACTCTTCGATTTCCATATCTGCCAGCATGCAGTATCTAAACATTTGTGTGAATCTCGGGTCGCTTATGTTAGCAGTCGAGTTCCTCAGCAGATGCCAGGCACACAACCGATGATGTGCGTCAGGAAAAACGGTGCGGATTGCTATACGCATGGCCGGGTCGCCATCCGTGATGACTGATTGCGGTGCCTTACCTTGCATGCATTCCAGAAACTGGCGAAGAACCCAAATATATGACTCCTGCGATTCGCATGACACCATTGCTGTTCCGAATACGCATGTCTGGTTGTGGTGGTTTACTCCGGAAAATACTACAACAGGTAGGTTGTACTTGTTGCGGCCATAGGTAGCGTCGAATGCTAGCACATCGCCGAATATCGCATAATCTTCCTGACAACGACCATCGCTCCAAAACAAGTTGCATAGGTGTTGCCCTGATCCCAACTTGTAGCGCCAAAACATTTTCCCATCCATGCGTGCCAGACCTTCCAAGTACCTAACAGCTGCACTTACGTCTCCGCCTTGCAGACCTCTCTGTTTCCGTATCTCATTATACATATCTTGCTTTGTGAATGTTACCAGGTTAAAACCCCCTAGTTGTGCTGCGAAGGACTCATAAATCTTAGGTATGCTAATCCCAATCTCTCTCATGCTTGTTAGCTGAGCAACTTCTACCTCAGATATCTTCCTGTGTGACCGCAGATAATCAACAAGCTTCCCATACGCAAGTTCGTGGTTATGCTCCTCGACAAAACGCGACACATACCACCTCCCACTACCCTCTTTCCTCTTTATCCTCATCTCCGCCAAACATCCACATCGGGTTACAGCCTTATGCTCCCTTTTGCGATCAACCTTTTCCAACCATTTCTTCTCTCGAAATCCTTGCCTATTACAAACAAACGTGTACCGCACTATCTCTCCGGCAGTGTTTCTAACCGTCTTGCCTCGCCTTGATGCAAAGCCCTTTAGTCGGCTGTAATTGTTATAGAAGCCGCTAGCCTCCTGAGGTGAAGAGAACTCCATTTCAAGAACATCTTCAGCTCGcaacccatccaaacccaaaaaAACGGGCAACATTGAAGCCCCCCTACCTTCCCAATCGGATGACTCAGCATCTTCCTCCACTCTGGTATCATACATTGTGTCCTGAAATAAGAAGACAAACATTATGCTACCAGCTGCCATTATGTGGAATGCATTCTGTTTAAATATTGCATATCCATGCATATTAACACTAAATAACATCAAAGCCTTGCATTTTAAATTAGTCTCAGTGTATATTTTGCAGATGCAATCTTATACGCATCAGACTCGTCACATCATAGTCACCACATAGAATATAACTTCTCACAGCATAACCCTCACCCCTGCTAAGAGTAAAACCAACTCCATGAACAATACCACCCAGCTGGTGTAACAGACCGTTCCCATCCAATTCGAATCCACTCACACACTATACAGATTGGCACGTATACCCGTCGTACCTGTGGATTCGACACACCAGCATTGCCCTCCATCCAGTTGTCCACAAGAGGCTCATTCCACATACACGCATCCTTGCAAAACTTGCTACTTGATGCCATTATTATCTGAAAGCCAAACATGTCAAACTATAACAAACAATAAACTAGGGATTGCACAAACTTCTTTGCCACAGTTACTATAATCAACTTGCCCGAATCAAAACTGACTCAGCCTATCAATGAAAAATTATGACACTTACATACATCAAAAACCCTTACTTTACCACCACATCTACTATCCAACATGCTTCCAACATCCTCACAGCCTCCACTTCCCTACTACATACACAAACTTCCAAAAACACCACATGCATTACAACTACGACACAAAGAAGCAAACACGTTCACCGTTAACTCCTAACATTACTAACAATACAGGTAGGTACAaagcaatttgtaaaaaaataaatgcCGAcggctttttcttaaaaaaacagAGTACAATAACGCATTCTTTGGAGCACCAAATTCAAGGGTTTGTAACCGGAttaagcaacaaaatcaattacCTCAACTTTTTTCAGACGACAATTTTTGCTCAATCATCTCATTAGATCAAGAATGGGGTTAAAACAACATTAACACATCACACAAATTTTCAACAACCGCATACGATATCTTTTcataattatcaagaacaacaacaacatcaaattaGGGTAGTAAAAACTCCATTATTTCAGAGACAGATTAAACTTTCAGCAACAATGTCACAATggaaaaattaaattggaaaCAAAACGGAAAATGGCAGAATGAGTTCCACGCATCGACGGACTTACACAGGGCGATCGGACCCACGCGTCGACGAACAAAATTGTGCGATCTCCACCGCCTTTAATTAACACGACCCGCGATCTATGGTGAGAACTCGTGCGATCGGGCGGGTGAGATAAACAACGCCTCCGCTGCGATAGCCATTTACTTACATTCCAACCTCCGCCGTTATCACCGATCCACAAGTCGAAGGCCACCGTCACTTTAACTACATACACAAACAACACAAACGATGACGGATGAAGACGGCCTCGAAGCCTCCATGGGTGAGACCACACTATCAGATTAGGGCATATGGGGTTTTCCAAAACGACAGCGTATTACAGCCCAAGCACTCTACCTCTTACGCCAGCTTGCTGAGGGGCTACTCGGCTTCACTTTTCCTTTGAGCTGAGCACTCCTCCTGTCGTCATTTTTGCCTTTCTTCAGGGACATTAACGTAATTTCACAAACCGCTACAGGACAAACTCAAAAAACGTTACCGGCCGTACATGGATCATCAGAGATCCAGAAAAGTGGTCTGGACCACTTGAAAACTttcctatattatatatatcatgTTAACAAAAACCAACTCGATACGACTGTATATAGTACTTCATTAtcgtccttttttttttcctttataaaTGTTAAAGTTATTATTTGATGTAaacaaaaaatgtttttttttatctctaaatGATTTAGCGCCATGTTATTTTTATACACAAAATTAAAGTATATATATTTGACAAGAATAATATCTAATGCCATGAAGGGCAGTTTTTCAAAGAATGGGTAGTTATATGAAGCAGTTTTTTTTTGAAGAAGTATAGGGAGCTAATGGAGTATCTCTACAATGTGTAGAATGGGATTTTAGAGATGTTCGATTCATATCatatgtttattatccctggtatccggatggttattctgaataatatgggtgtattgtgtttgagaaattaatagtattttatcctgaatgttcattttttaactcatattagaCCAAATAAATAGtttattatacacattgtacaaatattttattgGCTCTCTAAcgggattttttttttcatccttTGGTTGCCTATATTCACATTCCCTACAAGTTGCCACCATCGACATCTTATTAGTTATTAGATAACAAATAAAATGTGAATCTTGCAATGGTATCTACACATAGATACAACTTTTTAATGATTGAGCAATCAAGGTGCACTACTAGACATGATATCATGAAGGGGATGGAGTTGGAGTGTTCCTGCAAACTGGGCATGTTGAATTCATTCTAAGCCACTCATCAATGCAATCTGAATGGAAGCAATGTTTGCATTCAGGGATGCATCTAATGGTCTCTTTGGAGTTGTACTCTGCCAAGCATATCCAACATGTTCCATTATTGGGTCCTGGCACCCTCTTACTCTCACCTATGTTCCATAATAATACAAATATGATTATtttcttatataaataaaatgtaaacACCAATATTGCAATATTATTAAGTCGAGTTTAATCTTCATAGTACTGTTAatataacaaaattttatataatcatcCAATTAGATTCATATatttaagataattttttaagtaatgtagttaaaaattagttatattcACTGAGGTGATAGTacatgattaattgtttgtataaaACTCTCCTACATTGACTGTatataaaagttaaattttacTATGTAGCATgatattgaatatttataatgTTCTTAATCAAGCTTTTATAGCATTgtcttaattaataattatgatatgttatatataatgaattgttctaaataatagatataataaCAAGAAAGCAAAAAATATTATCACTTTCCCTTTTATAATGTTATTTTCAAGTTCATAAGATGTTGTTATATACATATTTGTATtgagtataatattttttaagtttaattattttatccgtttttataatttcattaaatttttagttagttctttatatttttctttcttttcaattggaTCCCTATACATTGAAACTAAAGAAATATTCCGTTAAACAAAACCAACTTGCTTAATACTTGATTGaatatttagttttgtttaacaaaatattctattaacATGTTTGTCATAATAAGGACTTAGttacaaaatataatatattaaaaatttgatgaaactataaaaattagGGACTGATAAATTAATTAAACCTAATTTTCAAATATACAATCTTAGAAAATGTCTAATGTAATTGTAACCTAGTAGCTAGTAACATATGAATACTGGGCAAAATTGAAATATTTATATATGcattattatataaattctcaCCCAGCACAAGCTTCTCATAAGAGTCAATTGTAGTTTCATCCAATCCCAAAGTTGTGGTAATGGGAGGTTCAGGAGGATGTGGTGTTATTGCTGCTAATTGTAGTGCTCTCCTTGCAGCATTAGCATTGGAAACTCTATCTCTGTAGTACACACAGCATGCTAACACAACAGCAAAGATACAAGCTGGTCCAATTATGCATAATGTGATTATTCTGAAGGCTAAAAGTCCCTTTGATGTACCACCTAATAAAGATTCAAACCAAATAAACATAATACATAAGGAAATGATATTTGCAACTTTAATCTTTAGGCATCATTTGGACACACATTTTAGGAattgatatatgaataaaacggaaatatttggtaaccaaagaaaatcagccaaaaatagccataacttgtcttatttagcattaattaattgttgcgataattaattaatgctaaataaggcaagttctggctattttttttttttttgtctccctagCATTACCCTAAATAAAATTCGACAATTTAGTTGTATTTGTAAATAAATGTAATATTGTAactataaatgattttttttgggtaatgctagggagacaaaaaaaacagccagaatttaccttatttagcattcattaattgtcgcaacaattaatgaatgctaaataaggcaaattatggctgtttttgactaattttctttggttaccaaacatttccatttttttttacactATCAACTAAAGTTTAGATGGATACAGTAATGATTATTATTCTATCAAAATCTATTTAAAAATTAGCTGTTAATTTAGATAATGATTAgcagttatattttttttttttggtgacgatTAGCAGTTATATTTAATAAAGTACTaagtattgttatatttttattggaATTATTTCTTAATGCACGGACAGGTAAAAATTTTCAGTCAATCATCTAATCTATTTCATACATTTAGAtaattattaaagtaataaatttaataattattagttaCTTTTATTAATGCGATAGTACATAATTAACTGatcatgtaaattttttttatagtgacAGTGTATGCAAATGAAATCATTCTTTTTATTGTATATacctattttttaaaatgaaatgaaTAAATATCTGAGTATAGTAATTAGTAATGTATTCTCTTTCTGTCATAGGTTGAGTTACTCTTATATATATGATTCTTATATATCTGATTGTATATAACTTTAGAAAGCAATGTGATGGCTAGCCTTTCCTAATTATGATATCACCAATAGAATTTGGTTATTGTAAAATCTTATCATAAGAACGAAGTAACGTAGCTGATAGATACAGGCAAGTTTTTTATTGTATGCTTAGTAACTtgcaatcaaaataataatataataaaacacGGTAAGCAATAGAAAAGTATAGGATATCAATATATTATCTACTaacttattattaataataattaattgttatattttaaatacatatataaagagatacatctagaaaagtatttttattagatatatctacaaaaacatttttattaaatacagttataaataagagttgacaAAAGTTAGCAGAAATGATGTTGATAACGTAGCGGAATTGGTAAGCAATAGGCTGGTGGGTTTAATGTTTAAATTACTAATCTGACTTTGTTACTTTgctattaaaaatttagtaatataGTAGTACTGTACTACTGTGTATGTATAGGGATGAATTTGATTGAGAAAACAAATCAACATATTCATTAGCAGCGATGATTtgactttttttatttgaatatgtaCGGATGTCACTTTACCTAGCAATCTAGCataatttttcattaatttaaTGCCAACATGCAAATTAAATCATAAAGTCAACCGTTATAAACAAACCAACAAAAAAGAAAACTCCCATTGTTATCGTTAGTGATGGTAAACCATTGACCTAAATTTTTGGAATGGATGTTTGTAACTTGAGCATGTAAATGAATACCATGTTTATTCTTGCTCTCTTTATTAGGAGTTAagttaattaaacataaaacaactaatcaaccactaaaatcaactaccattataaaatcaaaaatactatttgtacatcaaaatcagtcactaaaatcagccactaatatatttgtatataaatatatgtgtggtttaatttatttttaatgtatatttatattctaacatgtatttaTTATTGATAGCTGATTTTGatggttaattttaatgtacatgtAACATTActcgtataaaatatatgttaaaatatcaatatatattgaaaataaatgaaactaccatatgtatttatacacaaatatattagtggctgattttggtgtacaaataacatttttgaacATAAAAATAATGGTGGAAACTcatgtgcagtcgacttcacgtgaagttgatatctaagAGCGTTAGATGATtagactaatttgactaaattttaatCTAATGCTCTcacctatcaacttcacgtgaagtcgactgcacctgagtttccacaaAAAATAATTGGTAAAAATAATTCTCCTGTGTTAGTCCTATGAATATGTTATTTGATTCCTACGAGAATGAAGAATGAAGAACAGAAAATCTTTACCTGTATTGTAATCATCGGAGCAACGAATTCTATCACTGGTATTGTTCTCAAATTGACACAATTTTCCTTGTGATTCACATACTCTGCAATCAGGTTTATTCCATGTTAATTGAAGATCTTGGATAAGATCATCACCAAGATTTCTCACAACTGTTGTGCTTGAAAATGGAACTGAAAgccttccaataactttgcatgAAACTGGCAATGAATTATTGGCCAAGTCCCCTGAAGGCACAGCAGATACAAAATATGTTGAATTGCTAAGACAATCAATGGGAACGGACCGCGACGCTGCGTTGCGAGAATTGCAGCTTAAGAAAGTGTAGTTGCGACTCAACATGGCAATGAAGGGGGTACCCGAAAGATTGAGGCTTAGAAGACGTTTTGGAAGGCACTGATCAGGGTCATAGACTTGTATCTGCTGTGTTAGATAGTTTATGTTGCGTACATAGAATTCTCCAGAGAATGGAAGATCTAGAACTGTTTTGGCGTCATTGGTGCAGATTAATTTGAAACCAGGGTAACCACAATAAGGATGTTGAAGCTGGTTGCTTTGAAGTTGAAAGGGGAAACGAATGAGCATGCTTTCACACCAAGAAAATTCGCAGTCAGAAGCTAATATTACAGGGTAgatgaagaaaagagaaagaatctTCTTCGTTAGGGTTCCCATTTGCTCTCTAACTTAAGGTGAACAAATTAGGCAATAGGAAAAGGACTTtataagaagagaaagaagaagaaactgTAGTCAAAACTCAATCGAATTTTATATAACAAACTTGAAAgtcaaattatattttatattgcgTATTAATGTAATAAAATAGACTGACAGTGAGTGACAGAGATATATAGAAGGTAAGAGTATGGCTTACGGCAGCTATGTGAAGAAttactaattctttttttttttaccaaaaataggagactcgaattcacaactttttaattgagtatgaaaagactatgtcatttgagctataactcatcgGCGAATTACTAATTCAATGTCAACCTAAGTTAGTAAATTACTTGGAATTACTAATTCAAATCCTTCACATGATACCTTTCAACATTTCTTGATTTTCTTGTTAAGTCATCGTTAGAGCAAAGTGGAGGAATTGAAATGGATTTGATCCGAACGTGCTGCATCTTCTAGATTTCAATCCTCAGTACCAACCCATCGAGGATAATCATCTCCCAAATTTCTacttaggggtgtgcatggcccggcccggcccggtcccgaacactttaggggctaatttgatgtgatttcatcgggtctagggccggatATGGGTCTCAAaagtagacccggtcattatttcgggtcgggtccgggccataactcgggtcacccgaaatcggcccggtcatcatacacaattaatattttgtgttattagtgatggatgatggctattattatgtgaaatttaagtattgtaaaccttaatattttgtgttattagtcattatatataacactataagttaatattttatgtttaaaatgcataagactttagactaatgcataattttgtgttatttgtattaatttaaatatttggtgttattaggcaatatcagtattgattatggttatactttaattttagagatgagttactttttatt is drawn from Arachis hypogaea cultivar Tifrunner chromosome 12, arahy.Tifrunner.gnm2.J5K5, whole genome shotgun sequence and contains these coding sequences:
- the LOC112729112 gene encoding putative RING-H2 finger protein ATL21A — translated: MGTLTKKILSLFFIYPVILASDCEFSWCESMLIRFPFQLQSNQLQHPYCGYPGFKLICTNDAKTVLDLPFSGEFYVRNINYLTQQIQVYDPDQCLPKRLLSLNLSGTPFIAMLSRNYTFLSCNSRNAASRSVPIDCLSNSTYFVSAVPSGDLANNSLPVSCKVIGRLSVPFSSTTVVRNLGDDLIQDLQLTWNKPDCRVCESQGKLCQFENNTSDRIRCSDDYNTGGTSKGLLAFRIITLCIIGPACIFAVVLACCVYYRDRVSNANAARRALQLAAITPHPPEPPITTTLGLDETTIDSYEKLVLGESKRVPGPNNGTCWICLAEYNSKETIRCIPECKHCFHSDCIDEWLRMNSTCPVCRNTPTPSPS